The Oecophyllibacter saccharovorans sequence GCTTTCGGGTGAGGATGGATCGATTCTCTCCTTTCGCGCAGCAGGCGGCCATGGCTGCATCAGCGTGACATCCAACGTCGCGCCTGCGCTCTGCAGTCAGCTCCATGAGCTCTGGGAGAGCGGGAAGACCGAAGAAGCGATTGCCCTTCAGGACCGGCTGAGCCCGCTCCATGACGCGCTGTTTGCTGAAACCAGCCCGGGCCCTGTCAAATACGCCCTGTCACGTCTCGGGCTCTGCCGCCCTGAGCTGCGCCTGCCGCTGGTGGAACCGCGCCCCGAAACCCGACAGCGCATTGATGCGGCCCTGCAGGCGCTGGAGCTGATGGAATAAGGCCCGGAACAGGTTTGAGTTGACGAGCGGAAGAGCGCAATGGCTGCGAAGAAACCGAAAAACACGATGATTTCCCACGGCATCGCGGCCCAGAACCGCAAGGCGCGCCACGATTACGCGATCGGCGAGACGGTGGAGGCGGGGCTGGTGCTCAAGGGGCCGGAAGTCAAAAGCCTGCGCCATGGCCGCGCGACCCTGACTGAGGCCTGGGCGGGGGAACGGGACGGAGAGCTGTGGCTTTTTAACGCCTATATCCCTGAATATCAGGGCGGTGTCCTGTCACGGTTCGAGCCGCGTGCACCCCGCAAGCTGCTGCTGCATAAACGCCAGATCAGGCAGCTTCTGGGCGCCATCACGCGTGAGGGGGCGACGCTGGTGCCGTTGAATGTCCATTTCAACGATCGCGGCCGCGCCAAGGTCACGCTCGGCGTGGGGACCGGGCGCAAGAAGGAGGACAAGCGCCACGCCATTGCTGAGCGGGACTGGCAGCGCAGCAAGGCGCGCCTGCTGCGCAACAAGGGCAAGGGGGATTACTGACCGCGCCGGCCCAGCTTTCTGCCTGCAGGTTCGGGAAAATTCCGGCAGCAGAAACCCCCGGTTCCATCAGGTGCCGGGGGTTTGCGACTCAGCCGGCAGATGACCGGTTGAGCTGAGACGTGCTGGAAGCGGCGCCTGTGCGTTTCAGGCCAGGGAAAGTTCGACCGCTTCAGGACCCTTCTGGCCTTCGACGACCTTCATATGGACGATCTGGCCTTCCAGCAGGTTGCTCAGCCCGGAGCGCCCCAGGGCCGAGGCGTGCACGAAGACATCCTTGCTGCCTGCTTCAGGCGTGATGAAGCCGAAGCCCTTGGTGGCATTGTACCATTTGACCGTGCCGGGCATTTCCTGGGCCTGCGACATGTCAGGCGCTGCAAAGCGGGGGCGTGGGGCGCTCTGGCGGGGAGCTGCAGCGGGCTCAGCCGTGCTGGGGTCGATGGACAGGACTTCAGCGACCTGGCGTCCCTTGGGGCCCTGACCGATGCGCACCACCAGCGTCGTGCCGGGTTCAGGCGCGGTGTGGCCGAGATCTGTAAGGGTATTGGCATGGAGGAAGACATCCCCGCTGCCATCGCTCAGCCCGACGAAGCCGAAGCCGCGCTCGGTATTGAACCATTTGACGGTGGCCCCCACTTCAGGACCGCTCGCCACGACCTGCGGGCCGCGCCCGCCACCGCCGCGGCGAAAACCGCCGCCTGCACCGCCGCGCGGAGCGCCGAAGCCGCCGCCGTTGTCGAAACCGCCGCTCCGATCATCGAAATAAGAGGGCTGGCTCATGAAGTCGCGGTCAAATCCGCCGCGGCGTGAAGAGGAGGAGCTGCGGTCGGGTCTATTGTTTCTCACGAATCTTGTTCCGAAATACTGTAATTACTGTACTGGGCCCGGCTTCCGGCCGGGTCCAGACCCCTGTGCTGGGGAACTTGCAAAAGCACGTGGAACGGTCTGGATGCCTGAGCCACGGGCTATAAAAGAGCCTAGCACGGTTTTTCCCCTCGTCACTCCCTCGTGAAGCAAGAAAAGGACCGGCATTCGTAGCCCCGGCTCAAGAGGCGCATGAAAACGGCAGATAACCGCCCGTTACTTGAAAACTTCCTGTCATCTTAACAAGTTGAAATTCAAGACTGAAATGCTCTCTTTTCAGTTATTTCCCCTCTCTTTCAGTTTCAGCCGGAAATGAGCAGACGCTCGGGGCGCGCCCGGTCAAAGAGATGCAGGAGCTGGTGCAGGGAAGCAGCCTTGGAATCAGGCGCGCCGGAGGCGGTACCGGGCCCGGGGGAAAGAAGCGGGGTCTGGTGCAGCAGGAGGCGTGCTTCCTGCTCCATGGTGCTGAGCAGATGCGAAAGGCCGTTCTCTACAGTGGCCAGGCGAAAGCCCGGCAGGCCGGACTGCCGGTTGCCGGCCAGGTCCCCGCCACCGCGCAGGCGAAAATCCTCATCGGCAATCCGGAAACCGTCCTCGGTCTCCCGCAGCAGGGCCAGTCGGGCGCGGGCTGTGGGGCTGGCATCCGAGTGGTGAAGCAGGAGGCAGTAGGATTTCTCCCGCCCGCGCCCCACGCGCCCGCGGAGCTGGTGGAGCTGAGCAAGCCCGAATCTTTCGGCTTCCTCAATGATCATGATGGTGGCATCGGGAATGTCCACGCCGACTTCGATCACGGTCGTGGCAACCAGAAGCCGGGTTTTGCCCGTGCGGAAATCTTCAAGTGCCTGCTGGCGCTCGCCGGGATCCTGGCGACCGTGCGCCAGGCCTGTCAGCGGGCCGAAGCGCCGGGTCAGTTCCGCCCAGCGCTCTTCGGCGGCTGCCGCACTCTGGCTTTCGCTGTTTTCAATCATCGGACAGACCCAGAAGATCTGCTGCCCGCTGTCCAGCGCCCGCTGCACGCCCTCCAGCAGGGAATCCATCTGGGCCATGTCATGAACGCTTGTCTGCACCGGCAGTCGCCCGGCCGGTTTGCCTTCAATCCGGCTGACGCCCATTTCCCCCCATTCCGCCAGCTGCACAGTGCGTGGAATGGGAGTTGCGGTCATGACCAGCAGGTCCGTGGCCGTGCCTTTGGCGCCCAGGCGCATGCGCTGCTCCACGCCGAAGCGGTGCTGTTCATCCACGATGGCCAGGCCCAGATCAGCGAATTGAACCTTGTCCTGAAAAAGGGCGTGGGTGCCCACGACCAGCCGGGCGGTCCCGCTGGCAATCTGCTCCAGCGCTTCCTGGCGTGCGCGTCCCTTGATGCGCCCGCTCAGAAAGACGGGTGGAACCGGACAGAATTGGGAAAGAGTTTCAAAATGCTGCTGGGCCAGCAACTCTGTGGGGCTCATCAGAGCCGCCTGCGCGCCGGATTCAACTGCCTGCAGCATGGCCATCATGGCGACCAGGGTCTTTCCCGAACCGACATCGCCCTGCAGCAGGCGTGTCATGGGGGCCGGGGCTCTCATATCGGCCGAGATCTCGCTGAAGGCCTGCTGCTGTGCGGCAGTGGGCGTGTGGCCGAAGCGGTTCAGCATCTCCGTCTGCAGCTCGCCGGTACCGGGCAGGGAACGCCCCGGGCGCTCGTGGGCCTGGCGGCGCGCCAGTGACAGGCACAGCTGGTCGGCCAGCAGCTCATCAGCTGCCAGGCGGGCGCGGGCGCGGGCAAAGAATTCAAAGGGATCCTCCATCTCCTGGTGGGCGGAAGGATCCTGCAGGCCCCGTAACGCTTGGGTAAACCTCGGCCAGTTCCGTTGTGCGACCAGTGACGGCACATGCCATTCAGGCAGGTCAGGGAGCTTTGCCAGTGCGGCCTGCATGGCGCGCCGGACCGTTCCGTTGAACAGGCCGGCCGTAAGGGGCCACACAGGCTCCAGTTTCGGGAAAAGATGACGTTTTTCCCAGGGCAGGAGGTGATCGGGCCCGTTAATGGTTAGGCGGTCCTGGTAAAAGCTCGTCTTGCCGGAAACGATCAGGTCACTGCCGATGCTCGGTAAACTCAGCCGCCCTTTCTGGAAAAAGACCAGCTCAAGCGTGGTCAGTGATGTTTCCTCGCTCAGGGTCACGACGGTCGGCAGGCCGGGGCGTGACGGTGCGCGGATGGCTTCAACGCGCGCGCGCGCGGTCAGCAGGGTGCCGGCGGGCAGCAGGCGCGCCTGGTCCAGAGAGAGAAGCTGACGCCGATCTTCGATGCGCTCGGGAAGCGTGAAAAGCAGATCGATGACGCGCCGCCCGCCACATATCTTTTCCAGCAGACCTGCATGGTGGGGGCCGATTCCCGGCAGGGAGTCGAGCGGGGCCAGCAGGGGGGCCAGAATGTCCGGGGGCGGGGAAAGCGGCATGGTGAGAACCGGGGTGTCCGCAAGAGCTGGAAGAGCCAGGGTGAAACAGCCTGGATGAAACAGACAGTCTGCCCGGGCTCAGGCAAGCCTGTGCGGGACAGGAAATCCGTTCCGCGAGATCTGGCGCGGGATCTGGCTGAAGGTTATAGAATGCCTCGATCATGCCTGATTTCCCGTCTGCCGAAAACCATTCTTCCCCTTCTGCTGTTTCTCCTGCGCTGGCAGGGGATAGTGACGTTAGTGACACCGAGGGCTTCGGAGTGCCTGTCCGTGCCGTGCCTGACAGCAGCATTGCCTTTCTGTTGCGCCAGAGGCTGGCTGAGCAGGAAGCGCCGCTGGTGCATGTGGCGCGCGATGATGCCTCCATGGCGGCATTGGGGGAAATGCTGGAATGGCTGATGCCCGAAGTCGAGGTGCTGCGCTTTCCGGCCTGGGACTGCCTGCCTTATGACCGTGCCTCGCCCAATCCCGCCCTGGTGGCGGAGCGGGCGGCGACGCTGAGCCATCTTCTGGAGCCTGCTCCGCGCGCAGGGCGGATCGTTCTGACAACCGTGCATGCCCTGCTGCAGCGCGTGCCGCCGCAACATGTTTTTGCCGGCCAGACGATCAGGGTGACGGTCGGTGAAGAGCTGGACGCACCGCAGCTGGCCGAGCTGCTGGTCGATACCGGGTACACGCGGGTCGATACCGTGATGGAACGCGGAGAATTCGCTTCGCGCGGCGGCATTTTCGATCTTTTCCCCGCCGACGGTGAGGAGCCGATCCGGCTGGAGTTCTTCGGCGATGAAGTGGAGAAAATCCGTCACTTCGACCCGGCCACGCAGCGTTCAACCGACAGTCTTGAGGCTTTTGCGTTGGGACCTGTCTCTGAATATGCGCTGGACCGGGAGAGCATCGGGCGTTTCAGGGCCGGCTGGCGCGACAGTTTCGGCACTGGTGCGCTCAATGACACGTTGTATCAGCAGGTGATTGAAGGACGGCGTGCCGCAGGGGCCGAGCACTACCTGCCGCTGTTTCATGAAAGTTTCGCGGGGTCTGAAGCCTCGTCCTCCGCAAGCGGCGCTCAAAGCGGAATGGCCACCCTGCTGGATTACGTGCCGGGTGCCGCGCTGAGTTTCGAGCGCGATACGCCTGCCATCCTGGAAGCGCGCCTGGAGATGATCGCTGATCACTACCAGGCGCGCCTGGCGGCCGTGAAGGAAGGGGAAACGCCTTACCGGCCGCTGCCGCCCTACCGGCTTTATCTCGACCGTGAGGGGTGGAAGGCCATGGTGGCCCGCCATCCCGCCATCCTGCTTTCTCCCTTCGGTTATGAGGGAGGGGCGCCGGGAAGCTCCGAGCTCGTGTCCGGCATTGATGCGGGCTACCGCCCGACACCCCTGTTCGCCGGGCTGGGCGGAAAGGCGCGTGAAGGGGTGTTTGAGGCGTTCGGCGCCCAGGTGAAAGCCTGGGCCAAGGAAGGCAGGCGCACTTATGTCACGGCCTGGAGCCGCGGCTCGCGCGAGCGGATCGCCCATCTTCTGGCAGAGCACGGCATTGAAACCGTTTCCTACGATTCATGGCCCCAGGCAGCGGCGATGGGCCGCAAGACGGTCGGGCTGGTCGTGCTGGGGATGGAGCGCGGCTTTGTAAGCGACCGGCAGGTTTTTGTTTCCGAGCAGGACCTCCTGGGGGAACGCCTTGCCCGCCCCCCCAGGCGGCGGCGCAAGAGCAGCGAGTTCATCACGCAGATCGGCGAGATCACTGCCGGGGACCTGGTGGTGCATGAGGAATACGGTATCGGGCGCTACGTTGGTCTTGAAACGGTGACCGAGGGGCGGGTGGCGCATGATTACCTCTCCATTCTCTATGACGGTGAGCAGCGTCTGCTGCTGCCGGTGGAGAACATAGATCTCCTCAGCCGTTTCGGCGCCGAGCAGGAAGGGCTGCAGCTCGATCGCCTGGGCGGAACCGCGTGGCAGGCGCGCAAGGCGAAGATGAAGACCCGCCTGCGGGAGATGGCAGGCGAACTCATCCGTACCGCTGCAGCGCGGGCCATGAAAAAGGCCCCCCTGATGGCGCCGGCGGAAGGGGCGTGGGACGAGTTCTGCGCGCGCTTTCCCTTCGTGGAGACCGAGGACCAGATGCGCGCCATCGCGGAAGTCCTTGAGGACATGAACAGCGGCGTGCCCATGGATCGCCTTGTCTGCGGTGACGTGGGGTTCGGCAAGACGGAAGTGGCGCTTCGGGCCGCCTTCGTGGCTGCCATGTCAGGGCGGCAGGTGGCCGTGGTGGTGCCGACCACCCTGCTGGCGCGCCAGCATTTCAGGGGTTTTTCGGAACGCTTTGAAGGCCTGCCGGTCAAGGTGGCCCAGCTTTCACGCATGGTGACGCCTAAAGAAGCTGAAAACGTACGCGCCGGCCTGGCAGACGGCTCCATCGACATCGTGATCGGCACCCATGCCCTGCTGTCGAAACACGTCTCTTTCGACCGGCTGGGACTGCTGATCATCGATGAGGAGCAGCATTTCGGCGTCAGCCACAAGGAGAAGCTCAAGGCAATGCGCGAGGATGTGCATGTCCTCACCCTTTCCGCCACACCCTTGCCGCGCACCCTGCAGCTTTCCCTGTCAGGGGTGCGTGAAATGAGCCTGATCGCAACCCCGCCGACGGATCGCCTGTCAGTGCGCACCTTCATTACGCCCTTTGACCGGGTGATGATTCGCGAAGCCATCCAGAGAGAACGTTTCAGGGGTGGACAGGTGTTCTGCGTCGTGCCGCGCCTGGCCGATATGGGCCGGATGGCGGAACGGCTGAAGGAGATCGTACCTGACGCGCGTATTGCCGAAGCGCACGGACGCCTGAGCCCGACCGAGCTCGAATCCGTGATGAGCGCTTTTTCGGAGGGGAAATACGATATTCTGCTTTCCACCAATATCGTCGAAAGCGGGTTGGATATGCCCGGCGTCAACACCATCATCATCCACCGGGCGGATATGTTCGGGCTGGGGCAGCTTTACCAGCTCAGGGGTCGGGTCGGGCGCGGCAAACAGCGGGGATATGCCTATCTGACCTGGCCGCAGACGCGCCCTCTCTCGGCTTCTTCGCTGAAGCGGCTGGAAGTGATGCAGACGCTTGATTCACTGGGGGCCGGCTTTACCCTCGCTTCACATGATCTGGACATGCGCGGGGCGGGTAACCTGCTGGGCGAAGAGCAGTCAGGCCATATCCGTGAAGTCGGCATCGAGCTCTACCAGCAGATGCTGCAGGAAGCAGTGAGTGACCTGCGCCGCGAGCGCGGGCGTGAGATGGAAGAGGAGAGGGGCTGGACTCCCACCATCATCCTGGGCTTGCCGGTGCTGCTGCCTGAAGCCTATGTGCCTGACCTGTCGGTCCGCCTGGGGCTCTATCGCCGTATTGCTAGCCTGCAGAATGAGGCTGAAGTGGAAGCGATGCGTGTGGAGCTGGTGGACCGCTTCGGCACGCTACCGCCGGAAGTGGAAACGCTTCTCGAAGTGGTGCTCATCAAGAAACTCTGCCGCGAGACAGGCGTGGAGCGTCTGGAAACCGGTCCGAAAGGTATGGTGATCCAGTTCCGCCAGAATCGCTTTGCCGACCCGGAAGGGCTGATGCGCTGGGTGGCGCGCAACCAGAAGGCTGGTGCTAAAGTCAGGCCCGACCAGAAACTGGCGATCGTGCGCGAAATGACGAATTCCGTACGTATAAAGCTGGCCCGGAAAGTGCTGGGCGTCCTTCAGAAGATGGTCCGGCAGGTCGAGGGGCAGGAGAGTGCCGGGTCTGATACGGCGAAGGCGGGCTGAAAACAGCGAAGAAACACTACAACAACTGGAGACCGGGGAACTGAAGACCGGGGCTGCTTTGTCAGTGTCCCCGGTCTTTTTGCGCGCGGTCTTTTCAGGCCTTAGGCGTCAGCGTCGAGCGCCAGATAAGGATTGGAAGCAGACCCGAACATTTCATAATGGATCTGCTCGGTCGGCAATCCAGCTTCCTTGAGGGTCTGGACCATCAGCACCAGGAAATCGACCGGCCCGCAGATGTAATAATCGGCTGTCCGGTCCAGATTGGTCGTGACCCACTCAAAGGGGATGCGGCCTTCATGCACCGCCATTCCGGGGGTTGTGGCGGGCGCGCCTGCCTTATCACGGCTGAAGAACAGGTCAGCCGTCATTTTCTTCTCGGCAGTGAGCTTGCGGATGAGATCTCCGAAAGCTTCTGTCTTGGGGCTGTGAGTGCTGTGCACGTAATGCATCTTCGGGGCGTTGGCGTTTTCAGCCAGCGTTTCAATCATGGAGATCATGGGCGTGACACCCACGCCACCACTCAGGAAAACGACGGGCTTCTGCGGCTCAGCAGGGAGCTGGAAGTCACCGGCCGGCGCTGAGACATCCAGCTCCTGGCCTTCGCGGACATTGTCATAAAACCAGTTGGAGACCACACCTTCCGGCTGGCGTTTGATGGTCAGGCGGTAATGGTCATGGGAAGGGGCTGAGGAAATGCTGTAATTGCGCCGCTGCGAGCCATGCTCGGGCACATCCAGGCGGAAGCTCAGATACTGCCCAGGCTTGTGCAGCATGACTTCCTTGCCGTCAGCAGGCACCAGCTTGAAGGAGACGATGTCTTCCGCTTCTGGCCGGCGCTCAGCCACACGGAAGCGACGCCATCCGACCCAGCCGCCTGGCTGGTGGGCATGATCCTCATAGATCTGGTGTTCGCGACCGATCAGGACGTCGGCCAGGAACCAGTAGGCTTCTGTCCAGGCAGCCATGATTTCTGGCGTGGCAGCGTCTCCCAGCACGTGGGCGATGGCTTCCAGAAGGGCTTTACCCACGTAAGGATAATGCTCGGGCAGGATGTTGAGGCCGACATGTTTTTCAGCAATGCGTTCGATCATCGGCCCGAGAGGGGCGGGGTTATCAATGTGCTTGGCATAGGCCAGCACTGAAAAGGCCAAAGCTCTTTGCTGCTCTCCATCCTTCTGGTGCGACATGTTGAAAAGATCGCGGATTTCTGGATTGGCCAGGAGGCGTTTGTACATTTCCTGCGTAATGTCGACGCCTTTGGCTTCCAGCGCCGGAACACAGGCTTTGACGATGGC is a genomic window containing:
- the smpB gene encoding SsrA-binding protein SmpB; this translates as MAAKKPKNTMISHGIAAQNRKARHDYAIGETVEAGLVLKGPEVKSLRHGRATLTEAWAGERDGELWLFNAYIPEYQGGVLSRFEPRAPRKLLLHKRQIRQLLGAITREGATLVPLNVHFNDRGRAKVTLGVGTGRKKEDKRHAIAERDWQRSKARLLRNKGKGDY
- a CDS encoding cold-shock protein, with protein sequence MRNNRPDRSSSSSRRGGFDRDFMSQPSYFDDRSGGFDNGGGFGAPRGGAGGGFRRGGGGRGPQVVASGPEVGATVKWFNTERGFGFVGLSDGSGDVFLHANTLTDLGHTAPEPGTTLVVRIGQGPKGRQVAEVLSIDPSTAEPAAAPRQSAPRPRFAAPDMSQAQEMPGTVKWYNATKGFGFITPEAGSKDVFVHASALGRSGLSNLLEGQIVHMKVVEGQKGPEAVELSLA
- the recG gene encoding ATP-dependent DNA helicase RecG; this translates as MPLSPPPDILAPLLAPLDSLPGIGPHHAGLLEKICGGRRVIDLLFTLPERIEDRRQLLSLDQARLLPAGTLLTARARVEAIRAPSRPGLPTVVTLSEETSLTTLELVFFQKGRLSLPSIGSDLIVSGKTSFYQDRLTINGPDHLLPWEKRHLFPKLEPVWPLTAGLFNGTVRRAMQAALAKLPDLPEWHVPSLVAQRNWPRFTQALRGLQDPSAHQEMEDPFEFFARARARLAADELLADQLCLSLARRQAHERPGRSLPGTGELQTEMLNRFGHTPTAAQQQAFSEISADMRAPAPMTRLLQGDVGSGKTLVAMMAMLQAVESGAQAALMSPTELLAQQHFETLSQFCPVPPVFLSGRIKGRARQEALEQIASGTARLVVGTHALFQDKVQFADLGLAIVDEQHRFGVEQRMRLGAKGTATDLLVMTATPIPRTVQLAEWGEMGVSRIEGKPAGRLPVQTSVHDMAQMDSLLEGVQRALDSGQQIFWVCPMIENSESQSAAAAEERWAELTRRFGPLTGLAHGRQDPGERQQALEDFRTGKTRLLVATTVIEVGVDIPDATIMIIEEAERFGLAQLHQLRGRVGRGREKSYCLLLHHSDASPTARARLALLRETEDGFRIADEDFRLRGGGDLAGNRQSGLPGFRLATVENGLSHLLSTMEQEARLLLHQTPLLSPGPGTASGAPDSKAASLHQLLHLFDRARPERLLISG
- the mfd gene encoding transcription-repair coupling factor, which gives rise to MPDFPSAENHSSPSAVSPALAGDSDVSDTEGFGVPVRAVPDSSIAFLLRQRLAEQEAPLVHVARDDASMAALGEMLEWLMPEVEVLRFPAWDCLPYDRASPNPALVAERAATLSHLLEPAPRAGRIVLTTVHALLQRVPPQHVFAGQTIRVTVGEELDAPQLAELLVDTGYTRVDTVMERGEFASRGGIFDLFPADGEEPIRLEFFGDEVEKIRHFDPATQRSTDSLEAFALGPVSEYALDRESIGRFRAGWRDSFGTGALNDTLYQQVIEGRRAAGAEHYLPLFHESFAGSEASSSASGAQSGMATLLDYVPGAALSFERDTPAILEARLEMIADHYQARLAAVKEGETPYRPLPPYRLYLDREGWKAMVARHPAILLSPFGYEGGAPGSSELVSGIDAGYRPTPLFAGLGGKAREGVFEAFGAQVKAWAKEGRRTYVTAWSRGSRERIAHLLAEHGIETVSYDSWPQAAAMGRKTVGLVVLGMERGFVSDRQVFVSEQDLLGERLARPPRRRRKSSEFITQIGEITAGDLVVHEEYGIGRYVGLETVTEGRVAHDYLSILYDGEQRLLLPVENIDLLSRFGAEQEGLQLDRLGGTAWQARKAKMKTRLREMAGELIRTAAARAMKKAPLMAPAEGAWDEFCARFPFVETEDQMRAIAEVLEDMNSGVPMDRLVCGDVGFGKTEVALRAAFVAAMSGRQVAVVVPTTLLARQHFRGFSERFEGLPVKVAQLSRMVTPKEAENVRAGLADGSIDIVIGTHALLSKHVSFDRLGLLIIDEEQHFGVSHKEKLKAMREDVHVLTLSATPLPRTLQLSLSGVREMSLIATPPTDRLSVRTFITPFDRVMIREAIQRERFRGGQVFCVVPRLADMGRMAERLKEIVPDARIAEAHGRLSPTELESVMSAFSEGKYDILLSTNIVESGLDMPGVNTIIIHRADMFGLGQLYQLRGRVGRGKQRGYAYLTWPQTRPLSASSLKRLEVMQTLDSLGAGFTLASHDLDMRGAGNLLGEEQSGHIREVGIELYQQMLQEAVSDLRRERGREMEEERGWTPTIILGLPVLLPEAYVPDLSVRLGLYRRIASLQNEAEVEAMRVELVDRFGTLPPEVETLLEVVLIKKLCRETGVERLETGPKGMVIQFRQNRFADPEGLMRWVARNQKAGAKVRPDQKLAIVREMTNSVRIKLARKVLGVLQKMVRQVEGQESAGSDTAKAG
- the hmpA gene encoding NO-inducible flavohemoprotein; its protein translation is MAPKPLSPETKAIVKACVPALEAKGVDITQEMYKRLLANPEIRDLFNMSHQKDGEQQRALAFSVLAYAKHIDNPAPLGPMIERIAEKHVGLNILPEHYPYVGKALLEAIAHVLGDAATPEIMAAWTEAYWFLADVLIGREHQIYEDHAHQPGGWVGWRRFRVAERRPEAEDIVSFKLVPADGKEVMLHKPGQYLSFRLDVPEHGSQRRNYSISSAPSHDHYRLTIKRQPEGVVSNWFYDNVREGQELDVSAPAGDFQLPAEPQKPVVFLSGGVGVTPMISMIETLAENANAPKMHYVHSTHSPKTEAFGDLIRKLTAEKKMTADLFFSRDKAGAPATTPGMAVHEGRIPFEWVTTNLDRTADYYICGPVDFLVLMVQTLKEAGLPTEQIHYEMFGSASNPYLALDADA